In a genomic window of Gloeocapsopsis dulcis:
- a CDS encoding ABC transporter ATP-binding protein, with protein MKRFHYWQLLPYIQPQWKTIAQAFACTLVFTAFWPILAWLAGRIAAYIGQGNVLAIAQIAALSAVVFLSQKIAQFGQDSLMAKAALFIAFDLRQQVYAHLQRLNLSYFETAKTGDLSYRLTEDIDRIGEVINKVFHDFIPCVLQLIVVLGYMIYLNWQLTLSTLIIAPLMAVLIGWFGERLQQVSRRSQNQISDLSALLIEVFSGIRLIQAFAAEDYALNRFRQDAERNRKAKYAAERLKAIQIPVIGFLEAISALILLFLGGWQISTGNLTASEFVSYVAGLALLIDPIRIITTNYNEFKQGQASVDRIFELLAIKPTVLEKPNAIALPPVTGKVEYRHVSFAYKPGQPVIKDLNLLAHPGERIAFVGASGAGKTTIVNLLPRFYDPLSGEILIDGIDIQDVTLRSLRRQIGIVPQETILFSGKIAQNIAFGKTEFDLKEIETAAKIANAHQFITQLPDGYDTLVGERGVNLSGGQRQRLAIARAVLLNPRILILDEATSALDSESEALVQEALERLMHSRTVFIIAHRLATVRRCDRILVIEQGQIVESGTHEELLALSRRYARYYAQQFS; from the coding sequence TTGAAACGCTTTCATTACTGGCAACTTTTACCGTATATTCAGCCGCAGTGGAAAACTATTGCCCAGGCTTTTGCTTGCACGTTAGTATTTACTGCTTTTTGGCCCATACTCGCGTGGTTAGCAGGTCGCATTGCGGCGTATATTGGACAGGGAAATGTGTTGGCGATCGCACAAATTGCGGCGCTGAGTGCTGTCGTGTTTCTCAGTCAAAAGATCGCGCAGTTCGGTCAAGATTCCCTGATGGCAAAAGCTGCCTTATTTATTGCGTTTGATCTGCGTCAACAAGTTTATGCACATCTACAGCGGTTAAACTTAAGCTATTTTGAAACGGCTAAAACGGGTGACTTATCATATCGTCTTACCGAAGATATTGACCGAATTGGTGAAGTCATCAATAAAGTCTTTCACGACTTTATCCCTTGTGTGTTGCAGTTGATTGTCGTCTTGGGATACATGATTTATCTCAACTGGCAACTGACGCTATCAACATTAATTATTGCACCATTAATGGCGGTTTTGATTGGTTGGTTTGGCGAACGGTTGCAGCAAGTTTCGCGCCGCAGTCAAAATCAAATATCAGATTTATCCGCATTACTCATTGAGGTTTTCAGCGGTATCCGTTTGATACAAGCTTTCGCTGCTGAAGATTATGCTTTAAATCGCTTTCGTCAAGATGCAGAACGCAACCGTAAAGCTAAATACGCCGCCGAAAGACTAAAGGCGATTCAGATTCCTGTGATTGGTTTTCTCGAAGCTATCAGTGCTTTAATACTATTGTTTTTAGGTGGTTGGCAAATTTCTACAGGAAACTTGACTGCTAGCGAGTTTGTGAGTTATGTCGCAGGTTTAGCATTATTAATTGATCCAATTCGCATTATCACAACTAATTACAACGAATTCAAGCAAGGACAAGCATCGGTAGATCGAATTTTTGAATTATTAGCAATCAAACCCACTGTTTTAGAGAAGCCAAATGCGATCGCCCTTCCTCCAGTCACAGGCAAAGTAGAATATCGCCACGTCTCTTTTGCTTATAAACCTGGACAACCTGTCATCAAAGACTTAAACTTGCTAGCACATCCAGGTGAAAGAATTGCTTTTGTCGGTGCTTCCGGTGCAGGTAAAACGACGATTGTAAATTTGTTACCGCGCTTTTACGATCCGCTATCGGGTGAAATTTTGATCGATGGTATCGATATTCAAGATGTCACCTTACGTAGCTTACGCCGACAAATTGGCATTGTACCGCAAGAAACGATTCTCTTTTCCGGTAAGATTGCCCAAAATATCGCTTTTGGTAAAACTGAGTTTGATCTCAAAGAAATTGAGACAGCCGCTAAAATCGCAAATGCACATCAATTCATCACGCAGTTACCTGATGGTTATGACACTCTAGTAGGAGAACGCGGTGTCAATTTATCAGGCGGACAACGACAAAGACTAGCGATCGCCCGTGCGGTATTACTCAATCCCCGCATTCTCATTCTTGACGAAGCAACTAGTGCCCTCGATTCTGAATCGGAAGCTTTAGTACAAGAAGCCTTAGAGAGACTGATGCATAGTCGTACCGTATTTATCATTGCGCACCGCTTAGCAACTGTGCGGCGCTGCGATCGCATTTTAGTGATCGAACAAGGGCAAATCGTTGAATCAGGAACACACGAAGAATTATTAGCCCTGTCACGCCGCTACGCCCGATATTACGCCCAGCAATTTAGTTAA
- a CDS encoding DMT family transporter, translated as MMQYSWLLVFVAAIANATGTVFLKKSRLAAADAGFVNALISPWFLSALLIYTIGLLLFTQALGQLPVSASQPVMAGVSFVSAALLASVIFGEQLSFNHLVAISLIVAGIAVMTRS; from the coding sequence ATGATGCAATATTCTTGGCTGCTTGTATTTGTGGCAGCGATCGCTAATGCGACAGGGACTGTTTTCCTAAAGAAGTCTCGCCTTGCTGCTGCTGATGCCGGATTTGTAAATGCGTTGATTTCTCCTTGGTTTCTCAGTGCATTACTGATTTATACCATTGGTTTATTGCTGTTTACGCAAGCTTTGGGGCAATTGCCTGTTTCTGCTAGTCAACCTGTCATGGCTGGCGTTAGCTTTGTCTCAGCTGCTTTGTTAGCTAGTGTGATATTTGGTGAGCAGTTGTCATTCAATCACCTAGTAGCCATTAGTTTGATAGTTGCAGGAATTGCCGTGATGACTCGTTCATAG
- a CDS encoding TetR/AcrR family transcriptional regulator — MDSHTVTNYRTAQDLHQQALRQGILDDASNLLLREGLQALSMRRIAQMVGCSTTVLYTMFGSKQGLIDELYLKGFAMLRQALAAVPLSDDLLEYLTTLGQAYRAFALANPTYYAVMFCQTSPEFTPTQNCIQQSWSSFELLVSTVQACIDAEVLVEDNPQEVAKMLWGVVHGHVGLELTGHFSNSTIAGERFDRTIGVILTGLTRKQPSIEA, encoded by the coding sequence ATGGATAGCCACACTGTTACAAATTATCGGACAGCACAGGATTTGCATCAGCAAGCACTGCGTCAAGGTATTTTAGACGATGCTAGTAATCTACTTTTACGCGAGGGATTACAAGCTTTATCCATGCGTCGAATTGCTCAAATGGTAGGATGCTCAACGACTGTCCTTTACACAATGTTTGGTAGTAAGCAAGGACTAATTGATGAGTTGTATTTGAAAGGCTTTGCGATGCTGCGTCAGGCATTAGCAGCCGTACCACTATCAGACGATTTGCTAGAGTATCTAACTACTTTGGGACAAGCATACCGAGCATTTGCTTTGGCGAATCCGACATATTACGCTGTGATGTTCTGCCAAACAAGTCCAGAGTTCACTCCAACCCAAAACTGTATTCAGCAAAGTTGGTCAAGTTTTGAGCTTCTCGTCAGCACTGTGCAAGCGTGCATAGATGCAGAAGTTCTTGTCGAGGACAATCCTCAAGAAGTCGCTAAGATGCTTTGGGGAGTTGTTCACGGTCATGTCGGATTAGAACTAACAGGGCATTTTTCAAACTCGACAATTGCTGGAGAACGATTTGACCGCACTATTGGCGTCATTTTGACCGGACTGACTCGTAAACAGCCCTCTATTGAGGCTTGA